The Theileria orientalis strain Shintoku DNA, chromosome 2, complete genome genome has a window encoding:
- a CDS encoding RNA helicase, giving the protein MDQYMETLAESQTNKVNNCEIYYSDNENEENLEEFYTILSKKKEKSENWNDKESEKKDSFPSQHKTVAPSVKSTEISTREHVKDIYIVDEEVSKMSLEECVEYKKRLSIETFGTRVPKPISSFLHLSKSVPKAILNRMEKMGYVEPTPVQCQAMPCILQGRNTIILSETGSGKTVSYVIPVVAQVLSLIKQWKTVASKRCVYAIVLTLTRELSYQVYTLVLKICKNINLRIVMASSGVDKTEQFKAMLSGCEMAICTPARLIDLMTLKGVRMEECKHFVVDEADKMFTREYEDQTQSILNQLGENTQTVFVSASSTEEIQKKIKSLVRNAITVKVGVTQIVNLEKIELKYMMMFSNNVTVQKKTWLADNIPQLEAKSQTIIFCNTRQTVEEVYAFLSSTDKTCCMIYGDMPPTERHSTLSYFKKGYFKTLVATDLVCRGLDIATVGCVVNYDAPKHFHTFLHRVGRCGRANAKGVSYTLLTKQDNKLGAYIANHLESASRNAKVKVEVPEHLKKFALTYGPYKQARRAGLDFLEYMSRGSIMSHEEGSRKGKRASEEEKMSARSSTFVASKHQKSGSSESLSSAPNEDKSQRGKEYSATDEIPSTSEEE; this is encoded by the coding sequence TTGGATCAATACATGGAAACGCTGGCAGAAAGCCAAACGAACAAAGTGAACAACTGTGAAATATACTACAGCGATAACGAAAATGAGGAAAATTTGGAagaattttatacaatattaagtaaaaagaaggagaagagtGAAAATTGGAATGACAAAGAGTCGGAGAAGAAGGACTCGTTTCCAAGTCAACACAAGACAGTAGCACCGAGCGTAAAATCTACAGAAATAAGCACAAGGGAGCACGTGAAGGATATCTACATAGTAGACGAGGAAGTGAGTAAAATGAGTCTGGAGGAATGTGTAGAGTATAAGAAGAGGTTGAGTATAGAGACGTTTGGAACGAGAGTGCCAAAGCCAATATCGTCGTTCCTGCACCTGTCGAAGAGTGTGCCGAAGGCAATACTGAATagaatggaaaaaatggGATATGTTGAGCCGACGCCAGTGCAGTGCCAAGCAATGCCGTGCATACTGCAAGGAAGAAACACAATAATACTGTCGGAAACAGGAAGCGGGAAGACAGTATCGTACGTTATACCAGTAGTAGCACAAGTGCTGAGTCTGATAAAGCAGTGGAAGACAGTGGCATCGAAGAGGTGCGTATACGCAATAGTGCTGACGCTGACGAGAGAGCTGAGTTACCAAGTGTACACGCTGGTGCTGAAGATAtgtaaaaacataaacctGAGAATAGTGATGGCGTCAAGCGGAGTGGACAAGACGGAGCAGTTCAAGGCGATGCTGAGCGGATGCGAAATGGCAATATGCACGCCAGCAAGACTGATCGACCTGATGACGCTGAAGGGAGTGAGAATGGAAGAGTGCAAGCACTTCGTGGTGGACGAGGCAGATAAAATGTTCACGAGAGAGTACGAAGATCAGACGCAGAGCATACTGAATCAGCTGGGAGAAAACACGCAGACAGTGTTCGTGTCGGCTTCGAGCACGGAGGAAATacagaagaagataaagtcGCTGGTGAGAAACGCAATCACAGTGAAGGTGGGAGTGACGCAGATAGTAAACCTGGAAAAAATTGAGCTGAAGTACATGATGATGTTCTCAAACAACGTCACAGTGCAGAAGAAGACGTGGCTGGCGGACAACATACCACAGCTGGAGGCGAAGTCGCAGACAATCATATTCTGTAACACGAGGCAGACAGTGGAGGAGGTGTACGCATTCCTGTCGAGCACAGATAAGACGTGCTGCATGATATACGGAGACATGCCGCCGACGGAGAGACACAGCACACTGAGCTACTTCAAAAAGGGCTACTTCAAGACGCTGGTCGCAACGGACCTGGTGTGCAGAGGCCTGGACATAGCGACGGTGGGCTGCGTGGTCAACTACGACGCGCCGAAGCACTTCCACACGTTCCTGCACAGAGTTGGCAGGTGCGGAAGAGCGAACGCAAAAGGAGTGAGCTACACGCTGCTCACGAAGCAGGACAACAAGCTGGGAGCGTACATAGCGAACCACCTGGAGTCGGCGAGCAGGAACGCGAAGGTGAAAGTGGAAGTGCCGGAACACCTGAAAAAGTTCGCACTCACCTACGGACCGTACAAGCAGGCGAGGAGAGCGGGATTGGACTTCTTGGAATACATGTCGAGAGGAAGCATTATGAGTCATGAGGAAGGGAGCAGGAAAGGCAAGAGGGCGTCGGAGGAGGAGAAAATGAGCGCCAGGAGCAGCACGTTCGTGGCGAGCAAGCATCAGAAGAGCGGGTCGAGCGAGTCACTGTCGTCGGCGCCGAACGAGGACAAGAGCCAGCGCGGGAAGGAGTACAGCGCAACGGACGAGATACCTAGCACGTCAGAAGAGGAGTGA
- a CDS encoding uncharacterized protein (endonuclease/exonuclease/phosphatase domain containing protein) — translation MNLFQLCTVVVSLHWIFVKYFSLSVILYFMYTGSSLHGYRNRVLSNCLTHNRVKRLPVKNNLLFLSNIRTYFNEKPRNRLINTIRSSTLVRELIPNLIGPVREKSLISKAINLNEWTQQNTESESQSRDMSENNYAIARIPEEGTKLYLTVFWNQHKLKLEREKNETIGSTIARLKRNLYKAESGRDTKNRGGYVEEESEHAVSFLTNLFKTFDEDSNCEDTIMKSSFISINGNLLKLYTNIPKLEKVKLLHTSMVDCPALVVAKDEEDKIYARVAVEWLDAEGNLLGNNLLYMPSLADLGKKIKVRVTNELMKYDVFESNLSKVEVSPFCGWQLERISSFNAAPKNRVNPELQDQEDDVRIVSFNILSPTYLSSTDSTSNFFPYCPTEYIESNYRNQLIGREINYLNPQILCLQECSAKVYSEYLSYLFGAKYHSWFTIKGGKAGEGCAMLVNRSAFEPLELAGMYFKDAMRTEEYKPVIQRLCTNWLFFNDNYFDKYHTVYQFGLYRIKSNDKFVFLANTHLYFHPMASHIRLLQTYVLLNELEKFKVAVSRKYGFDISGDSYTLICGDFNSFPNESIHTFVRKGFIPYDHPDWKLGETFVYDKNLMVPQGYRSVKGDFEEGPGPFDKHNYLIVDNYQGYTDSYAQTPLEFTNYCEVFNGTLDFIFHSNNVKVKRTMPGISAEDASEYIGLPSKLYPSDHLSIAVDF, via the exons ATGAACCTATTTCAACTTTGTACCGTTGTCGTTTCCTTACATTGGATTTTTGTTAAGTATTTTAGTCTGAGTGTGATACTTTATTTCATGTATACAGGCTCTAGCTTACATGGTTACAGAAATAGAGTCTTGTCAAACTGCCTTACCCATAATAGAGTAAAAAGACTGcctgtaaaaaataatttgttgTTCTTATCGAACATTagaacatattttaatgaaaaacCAAGGAATAGGTTGATAAATACCATAAG ATCAAGCACACTAGTTCGCGAGTTAATTCCGAACTTGATAGGACCAGTAAGAGAAAAGAGCTTGATCAGCAAAGCAATAAACCTGAACGAGTGGACTCAGCAAAATACAGAATCGGAAAGTCAATCACGAGATATGTCAGAAAACAACTACGCAATAGCGAGGATACCAGAGGAGGGGACCAAATTGTACCTAACAGTGTTCTGGAATCAGCataagctgaagctggagagGGAGAAGAACGAAACAATAGGTTCGACAATCGCAAGGCTGAAGAGGAATCTCTACAAGGCGGAGAGCGGAAGAGATACGAAAAATAGAGGAGGCTACGTGGAGGAGGAGTCGGAGCACGCAGTGTCCTTCCTGACGAACCTGTTCAAAACGTTCGACGAGGACTCGAACTGCGAAGACACGATCATGAAGTCGTCGTTCATATCGATCAACGGaaacctgctgaagctgtacacgaacatcccgaagctggaaaaggtgaagctgctgcacaCGTCGATGGTGGACTGCCCGGCACTGGTGGTGGcgaaggacgaggaggacaaGATATACGCGCGAGTGGCAGTGGAGTGGCTGGACGCTGAGGGGAACCTGCTGGGAAACAACCTGCTCTACATGCCGAGTCTGGCGGACCTGGGCAAGAAGATAAAGGTGCGAGTGACGAACGAGCTGATGAAGTACGACGTGTTCGAGTCGAACCTGTCGAAGGTGGAGGTCTCGCCATTCTGCGGATGGCAGCTGGAGCGAATCAGCAGCTTTAACGCGGCGCCCAAAAACAGGGTTAACCCGGAGCTGCAGGACCAGGAGGACGACGTGAGAATAGTGTCATTCAACATACTCTCGCCCACGTACCTGTCCTCGACGGACTCGACGTCAAACTTCTTCCCCTACTGCCCGACGGAGTACATAGAGTCGAACTACAGAAACCAGCTCATCGGAAGGGAAATAAACTACCTGAACCCGCAAATACTGTGCCTGCAGGAGTGCTCGGCAAAGGTGTACTCGGAGTACCTAAGCTACCTCTTCGGGGCGAAGTACCACTCCTGGTTCACAATTAAGGGAGGGAAGGCGGGCGAGGGCTGCGCAATGCTCGTGAACAGGAGCGCCTTTGAGCCGCTGGAGCTGGCAGGGATGTACTTCAAGGACGCAATGAGGACGGAGGAGTATAAACCGGTCATCCAAAGACTGTGCACGAACTGGTTGTTTTTCAAC GACAACTATTTCGACAAGTACCACACGGTGTACCAGTTTGGCCTATATCGCATCAAAAGCAACGACAAGTTCGTCTTCCTGGCGAACACGCACCTGTACTTCCACCCGATGGCGAGTCACATAAGACTGCTGCAGACGTACGTTCTGCTGAACGAGCTGGAGAAGTTTAAAGTGGCAGTGAGCAGAAAGTACGGCTTCGACATCAGCGGAGACTCGTACACGCTCATCTGCGGCGATTTCAACTCCTTTCCCAACGAGTCGATACACACCTTCGTGAGAAAGGGCTTTATACCGTACGATCATCCGGACTGGAAGCTAG GTGAGACGTTCGTTTACGACAAGAATCTGATGGTACCCCAGGGGTACAGGTCGGTCAAGGGAGACTTTGAGGAGGGGCCCGGGCCGTTTGACAAGCACAACTACCTCATAGTCGACAACTATCAGGGCTACACGGACTCGTACGCGCAAACGCCCCTGGAGTTCACGAACTACTGCGAAGTGTTCAACGGCACGCTGGACTTCATATTCCACTCAAACAACGTAAAG GTTAAGAGGACCATGCCGGGAATATCAGCTGAGGACGCATCGGAGTACATAGGACTGCCCTCAAAACTGTACCCGTCGGACCACTTATCGATTGCCGtagatttttaa
- a CDS encoding ubiquitin carrier protein has product MSTFARRRIVQDITRITKDPPKGTSALPFSNNMMYCHAIINGSEGTIWECGTFHLIIKFSEDYPTKPPNVRFLSKMFHPNIYNDGSICLDILQNQWTPMYDIASILMSIQALLNDPNPKSPANTEASEIYTDNLFLYNKRVLECVEDSWHVPVLTESFLEGF; this is encoded by the exons ATGTCCACTTTTGCTCGTCGTCGCATTGTTCAGGACATTACTCGGATTACCAAAGATCCTCCCAAGGGGACCAGCGCTCTTCCCTTTTCCAACAATATGATGTACTGCCATGCCATTATAAACGGTTCCGAGGGTACCATTTGGGAGTGTGGCACCTTCCACCTCATTATTAAGTTTTCCGAGGACTATCCTACCAAGCCTCCCAATGTGCGTTTTCTTTCCAAGATGTTTCACCCTAATA TTTACAATGACGGCTCTATTTGTCTTGACATTCTTCAGAACCAGTGGACTCCCATGTACGACATTGCTTCCATTCTCATGTCGATTCAG GCTCTCTTGAACGACCCTAATCCCAAGTCTCCTGCTAACACTGAGGCCTCTGAAATATACACTGATAACTTATTTCTTTACAACAAGCGTGTTCTTGAGTGCGTTGAGGACAGTTGGCACGTTCCTGTTCTCACCGAGTCCTTCCTCGAGGggttttaa
- a CDS encoding T-complex protein 1 epsilon subunit has protein sequence MNVAVDEFGKPFVIVREEEKKRITGLEAHKSNILAARAVSDTLSTSLGPKGMDKIIVGPDGQVTITNDGATMLEKMEIQHQCAKLLVDLSRSQDEEVGDGTTGVVILAGALLDKALKFLDRGLHPLHIADGFEQACAIAVSRLKEIAVEQDIYSDECKLLKQAAFTSLGSKVVSSCQEHLSEVAVKAVLAVADRERRDVNLDLIKIESKPGGRLEQTELIHGIVLNKDLSHSQMKKTTHDAKIAILTCPFEPPKPKTKNKIEIKDVESYEKLQECEQKYFLDMIEKVEKSGANFVSPAMAVDVICQWGFDDEANHLLMQRGIPAVRWVGGVEMELIAIATGGQIVARFEDLTPEKLGSAKLIREIATGTEHSEVVVIEGKCQEKNVRITNVSTGCPNTKAVTVLIRGGNQMAVAETERSMHDAICCVRNLIRDSKVVAGGGSPEIACSIAVEKAAAQFNTLEQYSVTGFAEALLSLPLALADNSGLNSFDFVTRAKARQIKEGNPRIGIDCMNLEIDDLANQGIFESLHSKVQQLSLATQVVKMILKIDDVITPTDFNN, from the exons ATGAACGTAGCAGTAGATGAGTTTGGGAAACCGTTCGTGATAGTTagagaagaggaaaagaagagaATAACGGGACTGGAAGCACATAAATCTAACATACTAGCAGCACGCGCAGTGTCAGATACACTCTCGACATCACTAGGACCCAAAGGAATGGATAAAATCATAGTTGGCCCCGACGGACAAGTGACAATAACGAACGACGGAGCAACAAtgctggagaagatggaA ATACAGCACCAATGTGCaaagctgctggtggaccTGTCGAGGAGCCAGGACGAGGAAGTGGGCGACGGAACAACAGGAGTTGTGATCCTCGCAGGAGCACTGCTTGACAAGGCGCTCAAGTTCCTGGACAGAGGACTGCACCCTCTACACATTGCGGACGGATTCGAACAAGCCTGCGCAATAGCAGTCTCAAGACTTAAGGAAATAGCAGTGGAGCAAGATATATACAGCGATGAGTGCAAGCTCCt AAAACAAGCGGCCTTCACGTCACTGGGCTCGAAAGTAGTGTCAAGCTGCCAAGAACACCTCTCAGAAGTGGCAGTGAAAGCAGTACTGGCAGTGGCAGATAGAGAGAGAAGAGACGTCAACCTAGACCTGATAAAG ATTGAGAGTAAGCCGGGAGGAAGACTGGAGCAGACGGAGCTGATCCATGGAATAGTGCTCAACAAGGACCTGAGCCACTCCCAGATGAAAAAAACGACGCATGACGCAAAGATAGCAATACTGACGTGCCCATTTGAACCA ccGAAACCGAAGACGAAGAATAAGATAGAAATCAAGGACGTGGAAAGCTACGAGAAGCTTCAAGAATGTGAACAGAAGTACTTCTTGGACATGATAGAAAAGGTGGAGAAGTCAGGAGCAAACTTTGTAAGTCCAGCGATGGCTGTAGAT GTCATTTGCCAATGGGGATTCGATGATGAAGCGAACCATTTGCTGATGCAAAGAGGAATACCAGCAGTGCGCTGGGTGGGAGGAGTGGAGATGGAACTAATAGCAATAGCGACAGGAGGACAAATAGTAGCAAGGTTCGAAGACTTAACGCCAGAAAAACTGGGAAGCGCAAAGCTGATTAGAGAGATAGCAACAGGAACAGAGCACTCAGAAGTAGTAGTGATAGAAGGTAAGTGTCaggaaaaaaatgt tagaATTACTAATGTAAGTACAGGGTGCCCAAACACGAAGGCAGTAACAGTGCTCATAAGAGGAGGTAATCAGATGGCAGTGGCGGAGACGGAAAGGTCAATGCACGACGCAATATGCTGCGTAAGGAACCTGATCAGAGACTCGAAGGTGGTGGCAGGAGGAGGATCGCCAGAAATAGCCTGCTCAATAGCAGTGGAAAAGGCAGCGGCACAGTTTAACACACTGGAGCAGTACTCAGTGACAGGATTCGCAGAAGCACTGCTCTCACTGCCGCTGGCGCTGGCAGACAACTCGGGTTTAAACTCCTTCGACTTCGTGACGAGGGCGAAGGCGAGGCAGATCAAGGAGGGGAACCCGAGGATAGGGATAGACTGCATGAACCTGGAGATCGACGACCTCGCGAACCAGGGAATCTTCGAGTCTCTGCACTCGAAGGTGCAGCAGCTGTCCCTGGCGACGCAGGTCGTGAAGATGATACTCAAGATAGACGACGTGATAACGCCAACTGACTTCAACAACTAG
- a CDS encoding vesicle trafficking protein-like 1 (SEC22 homologue), whose translation MADIVILCRSSDALPLVEIWNEGNLNLNMNTQQRKKVDLQTIKMNSRMICKNLSSKETKCSVLEGEMSYHYIVEEGVCYMCIAPSEQPKKILFLFLAQICQAFTEEVMKQFSSTHVTFTSAIASIKKPYHFISFDRRIYKIKNEFKNPDSVKSLNMINSSLSEVTNIMKKNIDEILSRGENLEDIGRMADGLKQQTQKFRFASKKLNRDYMVRKYTTVGIALFVIVLLLYLVLHKVRT comes from the exons ATGGCGGATATAGTAATATTGTGTAGATCGTCTGACGCTCTGCCCCTGGTGGAAATATGGAACGAGGGGAACCTAAATCTTAACATGAACACACAACAGAGGAAAAAGGTAGACCTACAgacaataaaaatgaattcGCGCAtgatttgtaaaaatttgtCCTCTAAAGAAACTAAATGTTCTGTCCTAGAAGGGGAAATGTCATACCATTACATAGTGGAGGAGGGAGTATGTTATATGTGCATAGCACCCTCGGAACAGcctaaaaaaatattattccTGTTTTTAGCGCAGATTTGCCAGGCGTTCACGGAGGAAGTTATGAAGCAATTCAGCTCGACCCATGTTACGTTCACATCGGCAATAGCAAGTATAAAGAAGCCATACCATTTCATATCATTCG ATCGtagaatatataaaataaagaatgaGTTCAAAAACCCGGATTCGGTGAAATCATTGAATATGATAAACAGCAGCCTGAGTGAAGTGACGAAcataatgaagaaaaacatAGACGAAATATTGTCGAGAGGAGAAAACCTAGAAG ATATCGGAAGGATGGCAGACGGACTGAAGCAACAAACACAAAAGTTCAGATTCGCATCGAAAAAATTGAATCGAGATTACATGGTCAGAAAATATACAACGGTTGGAATAGCATTGTTTGTAATAGTACTTCTCCTGTACCTTGTGCTACACAAGGTTAGAACGTAA